A region of the Helicobacter sp. MIT 05-5293 genome:
AATCCCTCCGCGTGATTCTTAGTTTTTTCCTTAAACTTTTCAAAAATCTTTACATTCCAAAAAAAACGCTTAGCATTCTAAGATTCGCGGTATTGCTTTCGTGGTTTTTTGGAGATTTTGGAGGTGAGGCTAGACTAGAGGTCTGCGAACCTTCAAAATCTCCAAAATCTGCGAAATGATTACCCAAAGCTGAATGCTCTAAACCCTTAAAATTTTGCTAATCTCTGCTATGGATACCCAAAGCTGAATGCTTTTAGATGTTCCATGCTGGGCGTGATAACCTCCTCCCCTGCACGCCCTGCTTTTTTGCTCCCCTTATAGGTATCACTTCATCGTGCATCATCGCACTTGCGATCGCATCGATACAATCATCTTTCCGAAAGGGCTTTGCGGGATTAAAGCTAAAAAGCTCTTTTTTGATTTGTTTTAATCCCCGCGCATTGTGCAAAAACACCAAAAAGCCGGTGTTATAGTAAGGTCTGATTGCCTTTATCTTCTCTACCTTGCTGATTTTCCGACTAGGGGTGTAGCATTTGACGGAGTTAATAATGGCATTTTTCCCGCTGCTCTTTGCGTTAAAATTAAACCTTACGATTTCATTCTCTAAAAGTCGCTCTAGCGTGAGCCCTCCCCCCTCGCTCTCTATATAAACCTTTGCAGTGGGATTGTCATACATAAGGCTTATAAGCTCTTTGAGTGTCTCTTCCTCACTCCATATCCCGCACAGACAATCCCGCACGACATAGCGCACCGCTTCTTGATACGATTCTACCCCGATAAGCACTAAAGCCCTATTGTCTGCATTCGCATTAAGGCTCATTGCATTATCCACAAAGATATAGAGATTTTGCGCGCTGCATTCATAGCTAGGGATAGTCTTAAAATACACCTTTTCAAAATACCCCGCTTCACTCACTTGCGGGTCTTGCTGATATTGCGTAGAGAATTCATCATTACCCATTTGCAGCCTTAGACGCTCTAGCTCCTCTTTGGTATGCCTCAAAGGAAATAACGCGGTGTGTGCTGCTCTCTGATAGCTATACTCCCCTATGGAGTAGCTCTCCTCCTTGTCATTGAGTGCCTTAAGGCTGATTTGTTGCCATTGCTCGATAATAGAGCGCTCAAAGTTTTTCTCACTAAGCAAGAATCCGCACAAATCCTCATCGCCGAGTCTTTGCATCAAAATCGTGATATTGCTTTGATTGTCTTGAAGTCGGCTCATCACACTTTCTTTAAAGTTTTGAT
Encoded here:
- a CDS encoding terminase family protein, with protein sequence MDKETIQKELATRALAKKSLKHFVLLKWERYEKKPFMDNWHYDYLCKVLENTLPCNTENLGFIPERQTITRLMINMPPSYGKTEIIARCFIAWALGNYPQRKFFYISYSDELCRKISNQVRDLLKSRFFASVFGKNPQFLQDNANEFIFKEGGGLFVTTLKSALTGFHAHQILIDDPIKVSAMTSRSERNLVNQNFKESVMSRLQDNQSNITILMQRLGDEDLCGFLLSEKNFERSIIEQWQQISLKALNDKEESYSIGEYSYQRAAHTALFPLRHTKEELERLRLQMGNDEFSTQYQQDPQVSEAGYFEKVYFKTIPSYECSAQNLYIFVDNAMSLNANADNRALVLIGVESYQEAVRYVVRDCLCGIWSEEETLKELISLMYDNPTAKVYIESEGGGLTLERLLENEIVRFNFNAKSSGKNAIINSVKCYTPSRKISKVEKIKAIRPYYNTGFLVFLHNARGLKQIKKELFSFNPAKPFRKDDCIDAIASAMMHDEVIPIRGAKKQGVQGRRLSRPAWNI